The bacterium sequence GACTGGCCCCACGGAGGGTTTGAAGGATGTGCTCCTGTATGGTCTCATCATTTACTGTGCCGAACAAATGGCCGGTTGTGGCCAGCATCAAGAGATACGCTGGGCTTTTGCGAAGCTTCTCAGATATGAAGCAAGAGCTGTGGCTGCCAGTGCCGGCTACGTGTACATGGACATCTATTACCATGACACACCTCCATGGTGTCTGATTCTATCTCATAGCCGCAAGAAGAAGCAAAGGTTTCCCCCCTGGAGGCTTTGGCTTGCCTGGGGTGCTTTGCCGGGATAGAATGCCATCTCCAAACACATAAGATCCCTTGAAGGAATTCAAACATCAGGAGAGCCAAGATGGAATACGAAACCTTGCTTTTGGAAAAGCAGGAGGAGGTTGTGAGCCTGGTGCTTAACAGGCCGGAGAAACTAAATGCCATCAGCCCTAGATTGCTGGAAGAGATGGCCATGGCCGTAGATGAAATAAGTCGTATGGGAAAGGTCAGGCTCTTGGTGATCAGGGGCGCGGGAAGGGCTTTTTCTTCTGGGACAGATCTTCAGGCTCTGGCCGGTCAGGGCCTGGACAGGACCCCCACTTCCTTTCGCTATCATCTTTCAAGAATGCAGGAGGTCTTTGGCAGGATAAGCTCTCTGGAAAAGCCGGTCTTGGCGCTTATCCATGGTTATGCCTTGGGGGCAGCCATGGAGCTGGCACTGGCCTGCGATTTCAGAATCTGCACCTTGGAGACGCGCTTTGCCCTACCGGAAGTGCAGTACTGCCTGGTGCCTGATTTGGGGGGCTGCCAAAGATTAGTTCGAATCCTGGGGGTTGCCAGGGCCAAGGAGTTCGTGATGCTGGGCAGGGCAGTAGACGGGATAAAGGCAGCAGAGCTGGGCTTGGTGCATAAGGCGGTTGCTGAGGAAGCTCTGGAGCAGGAGCTTTCTGCATGGACCCAGGAGATACTCAGTCTACCTCCCCTGGCCGTGGGATTGGGGAAAAGGGTGGTGGAGCTTTCCATGGACATGGGGATGCAGGCTGCCTTGGAGTACACAGGCCAGGTTCAGGCCTCCCTCATAGCCAGTCGTGACTTCCAGGAGGCCATAAGCGCCAAGCTGGAAAAAAGGCAGCCCAGATTCCAGGGTGCCTGAGCAGACCTGGCCCGGATGATTTCCAGGATCAAAGGTGTTGGAGGCTATGCCCCCAAGCCACACTAAACCAAATTAAGGCCTTAAGCCAGCAAGGAGCAGATGTAGGGGGAACCCATGAA is a genomic window containing:
- a CDS encoding enoyl-CoA hydratase/isomerase family protein, whose product is MEYETLLLEKQEEVVSLVLNRPEKLNAISPRLLEEMAMAVDEISRMGKVRLLVIRGAGRAFSSGTDLQALAGQGLDRTPTSFRYHLSRMQEVFGRISSLEKPVLALIHGYALGAAMELALACDFRICTLETRFALPEVQYCLVPDLGGCQRLVRILGVARAKEFVMLGRAVDGIKAAELGLVHKAVAEEALEQELSAWTQEILSLPPLAVGLGKRVVELSMDMGMQAALEYTGQVQASLIASRDFQEAISAKLEKRQPRFQGA